One Egibacteraceae bacterium genomic window carries:
- the nuoK gene encoding NADH-quinone oxidoreductase subunit NuoK, whose amino-acid sequence MMAVYPLVFAALLFSVGVYGVLSRRNAVLVLMSVELMLAAATINLVVFGQVAAAQLGDALLSGQVFALFVIAVGAAEVGVGLAIVLLLYRNRASVNIDDADLMKF is encoded by the coding sequence ATGATGGCCGTCTACCCGCTCGTGTTCGCCGCGCTGCTCTTCAGCGTGGGCGTGTACGGGGTCCTGTCCCGGCGCAACGCCGTCCTGGTGCTGATGAGCGTCGAGCTGATGCTCGCCGCGGCCACCATCAACCTGGTCGTCTTCGGGCAGGTGGCCGCCGCGCAGCTCGGCGACGCCCTGCTGTCCGGCCAGGTGTTCGCGCTGTTCGTGATCGCCGTCGGCGCCGCCGAGGTGGGGGTTGGGCTCGCGATCGTGCTGCTGCTGTACCGCAACCGGGCGTCGGTCAACATCGACGACGCCGACCTGATGAAGTTCTGA